The Dendrosporobacter quercicolus genome includes a window with the following:
- a CDS encoding MBL fold metallo-hydrolase RNA specificity domain-containing protein, whose amino-acid sequence MRLSFLGAARMVTGSSFLLETGAHKILVDCGMFQGSKPVRALNYRDFSFDPASLDCVLLTHAHIDHSGLLPKLCKQGFKGPIYATKVTAELCNIMLPDSAHIQEFDAEIANRKGRRAGKKAVEPLYTVAEAFASLQQFSPVAYDQQLDLADEIRVVFHDAGHILGSSIVELNVTEGAETVKLLFSGDLGQPDQPILRDPTFISRADYIITEATYGNRTHEQYDKEEKLAEIINATVDRGGNIIIPSFAVGRTQALLYHLHSLLKAGKIPDIPVIIDSPLAISATDIFLHNTQEYDSEAYAMILQYQQNPLKLPQLKFTKTAEESKALNYLDTPAIIISASGMADAGRILHHLKHNLWRPESSVLFVGYQAEGSLGRRLIEGVKRVKIMGEEIGVKAAIYNLDGFSAHADQAQLLEWLKYFAEPKPANIFLVHGESTAAEPLAALIREQLELSSYIPRYGEVAVITGRKWHIEQTELAALVPEVKELEDYLNQAEADYQLQRRQLIELVAEHPGKLSEAIIRMEKVLKYLKKLVKDL is encoded by the coding sequence AGCGGCCAGAATGGTCACCGGCTCATCCTTTTTACTGGAGACCGGGGCACACAAAATACTGGTGGATTGCGGCATGTTTCAGGGTTCTAAGCCGGTGCGGGCTTTGAATTACCGCGATTTTTCCTTTGACCCGGCCTCGCTGGACTGCGTTTTACTCACGCATGCCCATATCGATCATAGCGGCTTGCTGCCTAAATTATGCAAGCAGGGCTTTAAAGGACCTATTTATGCGACTAAAGTTACGGCGGAGCTATGTAATATTATGCTGCCCGACAGCGCGCATATCCAGGAGTTTGATGCCGAAATCGCCAACCGTAAGGGGCGGCGGGCCGGGAAAAAGGCTGTTGAACCATTATACACGGTTGCGGAGGCCTTCGCTAGCCTGCAGCAGTTTTCACCTGTTGCGTATGATCAGCAGCTGGATCTGGCTGACGAAATACGCGTCGTTTTTCATGACGCCGGCCATATCCTGGGTTCTTCCATCGTTGAGCTTAACGTCACCGAAGGAGCCGAAACAGTTAAACTGTTGTTTTCCGGTGATTTGGGCCAGCCCGATCAGCCGATCCTCAGAGACCCGACGTTTATTTCCAGGGCCGATTATATTATTACTGAGGCTACCTATGGCAACCGGACCCATGAGCAATATGACAAAGAGGAAAAACTGGCTGAAATTATCAATGCCACGGTAGACCGGGGCGGCAATATTATTATTCCGTCTTTTGCCGTAGGACGCACCCAGGCTTTGCTTTACCATTTGCACAGCTTGCTGAAAGCCGGAAAAATCCCTGATATCCCAGTGATTATTGACAGCCCGCTGGCCATTTCGGCCACTGATATATTCCTGCATAATACCCAGGAGTATGACAGTGAGGCTTATGCAATGATCCTGCAGTATCAACAAAATCCTTTGAAGCTGCCGCAGCTGAAATTTACCAAAACGGCGGAAGAATCAAAGGCGCTGAATTATCTGGATACTCCGGCAATTATTATATCGGCCAGCGGGATGGCTGACGCCGGGCGGATTTTGCATCATTTAAAGCATAATCTCTGGCGGCCGGAGAGCAGTGTGCTGTTTGTCGGCTATCAGGCGGAAGGGAGTCTGGGGCGGCGTTTAATTGAAGGCGTTAAGCGGGTAAAAATCATGGGTGAGGAAATTGGCGTAAAAGCAGCCATTTATAATCTGGACGGTTTTTCCGCGCATGCCGACCAGGCCCAGCTGCTGGAATGGTTAAAGTACTTTGCCGAGCCCAAGCCGGCCAATATATTTCTGGTGCATGGCGAATCAACGGCCGCTGAGCCGTTAGCCGCGCTGATTCGGGAACAGCTGGAGCTGTCGAGCTATATTCCGCGTTATGGCGAGGTTGCGGTTATTACCGGCCGTAAGTGGCATATTGAGCAGACGGAGCTGGCGGCTTTGGTGCCGGAGGTTAAAGAACTGGAAGACTATTTAAATCAGGCTGAGGCCGATTACCAGCTGCAGCGCCGGCAGTTGATCGAGCTAGTGGCCGAACACCCCGGCAAATTGTCCGAGGCAATCATTCGAATGGAAAAAGTGTTGAAATACCTAAAAAAATTAGTCAAAGATTTATAA